From a single Candidatus Microthrix subdominans genomic region:
- a CDS encoding DUF721 domain-containing protein encodes MRPRRSSRHVSNSLDAVLAHLGRPSVDAHEVIRTKWATIVGSRLAGWCWPSELVSGELVVSTTDPVVAEELNLISRELAGTLNRLVGDDVVATVRVRVTSEGRSGGAPGEGAPGAPDGR; translated from the coding sequence ATGAGGCCCCGCCGTTCATCGCGCCACGTGTCCAACTCGCTCGATGCGGTGCTGGCCCACCTCGGACGGCCGTCGGTCGACGCCCACGAGGTGATTCGAACCAAGTGGGCCACCATCGTGGGATCTCGCCTCGCCGGCTGGTGTTGGCCGAGCGAGCTGGTGTCCGGCGAGCTGGTGGTGAGTACCACCGATCCCGTGGTGGCCGAGGAGCTCAACCTGATCAGCCGCGAGCTGGCCGGGACGCTCAATCGACTGGTCGGGGACGACGTCGTCGCCACCGTACGGGTGCGTGTTACTTCCGAGGGTCGATCTGGTGGGGCCCCCGGGGAGGGCGCCCCGGGGGCCCCAGACGGGCGCTGA
- the dnaN gene encoding DNA polymerase III subunit beta → MKFRCERDVLADAVGSAGRATSGRGGALPVLAGLRLRLEGDHLEVTGSDLDLTVTAEIEVAGGDDGVAVIPARLLADIVRALEPGAVNVTVEADEATITGGRSEFSVNVIPPEEYPQIAEPTADSVTLSAAALADGLRQVVPAASNDDNRLILTGVQLAAEGDGLRLVATDSYRLAVRDLAGQSVLEDGQSVLVPSRALAEVIRSLGDASEVTLVLGAQDATFRIGGVRVTTRLITGDFPNYRGLIPDTQANTLTVDRQALIDAVRRVKLMARESTPVRLEMTHNALELVAVTQDVGHASEQLDVSFEGEGLTIAFNPDYLLDGLDAARGDEVRVETIGDNKPAVLRGSEADDFLYLLMPVRVS, encoded by the coding sequence GTGAAGTTCCGATGTGAACGCGATGTGCTGGCAGACGCGGTCGGCAGTGCCGGTCGAGCAACCTCAGGACGCGGCGGTGCGCTGCCGGTGCTCGCCGGCCTTCGCCTGCGCTTGGAGGGCGACCATCTCGAGGTCACCGGATCCGATCTCGACCTCACCGTCACCGCCGAGATCGAGGTGGCCGGTGGCGACGACGGTGTGGCCGTGATTCCCGCCCGCCTGCTGGCCGACATCGTCCGGGCCCTCGAGCCCGGGGCGGTCAACGTCACCGTCGAGGCCGACGAGGCGACGATCACCGGGGGCCGCTCGGAGTTCTCGGTCAACGTGATTCCCCCCGAGGAGTACCCCCAGATCGCCGAGCCGACCGCCGATTCGGTCACCCTGTCGGCGGCAGCGCTCGCCGACGGGCTGCGTCAGGTGGTGCCGGCCGCGTCCAACGACGACAACCGCTTGATCCTCACCGGCGTGCAGTTGGCCGCCGAGGGCGACGGGCTGCGCCTGGTGGCCACCGACAGCTACCGCTTGGCGGTGAGGGACCTGGCCGGCCAGTCGGTGCTCGAGGATGGCCAGTCGGTGTTGGTGCCGTCGCGCGCCCTTGCCGAGGTGATCCGCTCGCTTGGCGATGCCAGCGAGGTCACCCTGGTGCTCGGCGCCCAGGACGCCACGTTTCGCATCGGCGGGGTACGGGTCACCACCCGGCTGATCACCGGCGATTTCCCCAACTACCGCGGCCTGATCCCCGATACCCAGGCCAACACGCTCACCGTCGATCGGCAGGCGCTGATCGACGCCGTCCGCCGCGTGAAGTTGATGGCTCGCGAATCGACCCCGGTTCGGCTGGAGATGACCCACAACGCGCTCGAGTTGGTGGCGGTCACCCAGGACGTCGGTCATGCCTCCGAGCAGCTCGACGTCAGCTTCGAGGGCGAGGGCCTGACGATCGCCTTCAACCCGGACTACCTGCTCGATGGCCTGGACGCCGCCCGCGGCGACGAGGTTCGGGTGGAGACGATCGGCGACAACAAGCCGGCGGTGCTGCGCGGCTCGGAGGCCGACGACTTCCTGTACCTGCTGATGCCCGTACGCGTGTCCTGA
- a CDS encoding DUF222 domain-containing protein, whose translation MFSDGSDLNEPSQRSGVEANHFLRSHDLATEGSPELAELIDLEAQRRRIDHRQAVLLAEVAASGVCDIAHGHTTPMWLADRTQHSPQVCRSQVNIAARLQRRYPKLAEALEAGRVGWQHVKVVDSAGNDRNWQALADLLPALIDLAQVAGFERWAREVRGIAQRLDQDGGYDPATDPANNHLHLVPTTDGITYVSGQLVGELALTIRKLIDGETDRVLKRYRADAEATGGDTPVPSRGQACAEALGELLDRGSGVPDGKGKLPEPEIVVILNDTGDTEDGGELTDDDGNHLSPHILRFIIAAGLIRPMEVSGAGDPLRMGRTLRYANRHQRRALLARDGGCIFPGCDRPPSWCDAHHVDEWDDNGPTDINNLGLLCRHHHRVTHRPGWTMTRTEQPRDPDAANPDEVRFRWRTPTGNLVDSQRHHQRSHPTAA comes from the coding sequence ATGTTCTCCGACGGGAGCGATCTCAACGAACCGAGCCAGCGGTCCGGCGTTGAAGCAAACCACTTCCTCCGTTCGCACGACCTGGCGACCGAGGGCTCACCCGAGCTGGCCGAGCTGATCGACCTCGAGGCGCAGCGCAGGCGGATCGACCACCGCCAGGCGGTGCTGCTCGCCGAGGTGGCCGCGTCGGGTGTCTGCGACATCGCACACGGCCACACCACCCCGATGTGGCTGGCCGATCGCACCCAGCACAGCCCCCAGGTTTGCCGAAGCCAGGTGAACATCGCAGCCCGGCTGCAGCGGCGCTACCCCAAACTCGCTGAGGCTCTCGAGGCCGGTCGGGTCGGCTGGCAACACGTCAAGGTGGTCGACTCTGCCGGAAACGACCGCAACTGGCAGGCCCTGGCCGACCTGCTGCCGGCCTTGATCGACCTGGCCCAAGTGGCCGGGTTCGAGCGCTGGGCCCGAGAAGTGCGCGGTATCGCTCAGCGTCTCGACCAGGACGGCGGCTACGACCCCGCCACCGATCCGGCCAACAACCACCTTCACCTGGTGCCCACCACCGACGGCATCACCTATGTCTCCGGCCAGCTGGTCGGCGAGTTGGCGTTGACGATCCGCAAGCTGATCGACGGCGAAACCGATCGCGTGCTGAAGCGCTACCGCGCCGACGCCGAAGCCACCGGCGGCGACACACCGGTCCCCAGCCGAGGACAAGCATGCGCCGAAGCGCTCGGCGAACTCCTCGACCGAGGCTCCGGGGTACCCGACGGCAAAGGCAAGCTCCCCGAACCCGAAATCGTTGTGATCCTCAACGACACTGGCGACACCGAGGACGGCGGCGAACTCACCGACGACGACGGCAACCACCTCTCACCCCACATCCTCCGGTTCATCATCGCCGCCGGGCTCATCCGGCCGATGGAGGTCTCCGGCGCAGGTGACCCGCTGCGTATGGGCCGCACACTCCGCTACGCCAACCGCCACCAGCGCCGGGCCCTCCTCGCCCGCGACGGCGGCTGTATCTTCCCCGGCTGCGACCGACCCCCCAGCTGGTGCGACGCCCACCACGTCGATGAATGGGACGACAACGGCCCAACCGACATCAACAACCTCGGGCTTTTGTGCCGGCACCACCACCGGGTCACCCACCGACCCGGCTGGACAATGACCCGAACGGAACAGCCGAGAGACCCCGACGCCGCCAACCCGGATGAAGTGAGATTTCGATGGCGAACTCCCACCGGGAACCTCGTCGACTCCCAACGACACCACCAGCGCAGCCACCCGACTGCGGCGTGA
- a CDS encoding class II aldolase/adducin family protein codes for MADSTQDSPTTRTPHNPFVERSPEDEQLHRKQRLAMAFRIFGRLGFDEGVAGHITARDPLREDCFWVNPFGMSFKQIRVADLILVDHDGQVVEGHWPVNQAAFAIHSQVHAARPDVIAAAHSHSVHGKAFSSLHQPLRPLTQDACIFFEDHVFDPDYGGVANDIEEGKRIATALGGNKAAILANHGPLTVGESVDEATFWFVTLERTCQAELLAMAAGEPVPIPDEVARGVKDQVGSSLAGWFSAQPLFDWIAAEQPDCLDGS; via the coding sequence ATGGCCGACAGCACGCAGGACAGCCCCACCACGCGCACCCCGCACAACCCGTTCGTCGAACGATCCCCCGAGGATGAGCAACTGCACCGCAAGCAGCGCCTGGCCATGGCGTTCCGCATCTTCGGTCGCCTGGGCTTCGACGAGGGCGTCGCCGGGCACATCACCGCCCGCGACCCGCTGCGCGAGGACTGCTTTTGGGTCAACCCCTTCGGCATGTCGTTCAAGCAGATCCGGGTGGCCGACCTGATCCTGGTCGACCACGACGGCCAGGTCGTCGAGGGCCACTGGCCGGTCAACCAGGCCGCCTTCGCCATCCACTCCCAGGTGCACGCCGCCCGTCCCGACGTGATCGCCGCCGCCCACTCCCACTCGGTGCACGGCAAGGCGTTCTCCAGCCTGCACCAGCCACTGCGGCCCCTCACCCAGGATGCCTGCATCTTCTTCGAGGACCACGTGTTCGACCCCGACTACGGCGGGGTGGCCAACGACATCGAGGAGGGAAAGCGCATCGCCACCGCCCTCGGCGGCAACAAGGCGGCGATCCTGGCCAACCACGGCCCGCTCACCGTCGGCGAATCTGTCGACGAGGCCACGTTCTGGTTCGTCACCCTGGAACGCACCTGCCAGGCCGAACTCCTGGCGATGGCCGCCGGCGAGCCTGTCCCGATCCCCGACGAGGTCGCACGCGGCGTCAAGGATCAGGTCGGCTCGTCGCTGGCCGGCTGGTTCTCCGCCCAACCGTTGTTCGACTGGATCGCCGCCGAGCAGCCCGACTGCCTCGACGGATCCTGA
- a CDS encoding DNA gyrase subunit B, which translates to MRSIYPSFAPTEVTHVTVETSTYGADQIQVLEGLEAVRKRPGMYIGSTGPSGLHHLVYEVVDNSVDEAMAGYADHIEVTLGADGCCQVVDNGRGIPTDPHPKYPGMSAAEVAITVLHAGGKFGGGGYKVSGGLHGVGISVVNALSARTEVDIDRGGERWSMSYRDGGTPDQPLRQVGPTPASTDGIDRPSGTTVRFWPDPTIFDDVTFRSQTLMERLQMMAFLNAGLTISFSDERGDEPEHTVFCYENGVQDFIVHINSSKETLFEEVGSYDWSEEAAGAPMQLEVAFQWNSGYNSDGMHSFANGINTIEGGMHEEGFKKALTNTLNRYSREKGHLKDKDTNLQGEDIREGLTAIISVKLADPQFEGQTKSKLGNVPVRSMVERATNDRLGEWLEEHPNEARRIVAKAVAASRAREAARSAREATRRKSALDGAGLPGKLADCSSKNPDECELYIVEGNSAGGSAKDARDPATMAILPIRGKILNVERARPDRMLRNAEVTSLIQAVGAGMGEEFDLSLIRYGKVVLMADADVDGSHIRTLLLTFFFRQMKPLVEAGRVFIAQPPLYSTKVGKETVYLKDDEARRQFLVGRPKHSEDFARLKGLGEMDADELWATTMDPERRTLLQVTAQQAAIADQVFSVLMGESVESRKHFIQTNANDVRFLDI; encoded by the coding sequence ATTCGATCCATATACCCCTCTTTCGCACCCACAGAGGTCACCCACGTGACAGTTGAAACCAGCACGTACGGCGCCGATCAGATTCAGGTACTCGAGGGCTTGGAGGCGGTCCGTAAACGACCGGGCATGTACATCGGTTCCACTGGCCCGAGTGGTTTGCATCACTTGGTCTACGAGGTGGTTGACAACTCGGTCGACGAGGCGATGGCCGGTTATGCCGATCACATCGAGGTCACCCTTGGGGCCGACGGCTGCTGCCAGGTGGTCGACAACGGCCGGGGCATCCCCACCGATCCGCACCCGAAGTACCCGGGCATGTCGGCCGCCGAGGTGGCCATCACCGTGTTGCACGCCGGAGGAAAGTTCGGCGGCGGCGGCTACAAGGTGTCCGGTGGCCTTCACGGCGTGGGCATCTCGGTGGTCAACGCGTTGTCGGCGCGTACCGAGGTCGACATCGACCGGGGGGGCGAGCGCTGGTCGATGAGCTACCGCGACGGCGGGACGCCCGATCAGCCATTGCGCCAGGTGGGCCCCACGCCGGCGAGCACCGACGGGATCGACCGGCCGAGCGGCACCACGGTGCGGTTCTGGCCCGACCCGACGATCTTCGATGACGTCACGTTTCGAAGCCAGACGCTGATGGAACGTCTGCAGATGATGGCGTTTCTCAACGCCGGTTTGACGATCTCCTTTTCCGACGAGCGCGGTGACGAGCCCGAACACACCGTTTTTTGTTATGAGAACGGCGTCCAGGACTTCATCGTTCACATCAACTCGTCGAAAGAAACACTGTTCGAGGAAGTGGGGAGCTACGACTGGAGTGAGGAGGCGGCCGGCGCCCCGATGCAGCTGGAGGTCGCGTTCCAATGGAACTCGGGCTACAACTCCGACGGCATGCACAGCTTTGCCAACGGCATCAACACGATCGAAGGCGGCATGCACGAGGAGGGCTTCAAGAAGGCCCTCACCAACACGCTCAACCGTTACTCGCGCGAGAAGGGTCACCTGAAGGACAAGGACACCAACCTTCAGGGCGAGGACATTCGCGAGGGGCTGACGGCGATCATCTCGGTGAAGCTGGCCGATCCGCAGTTTGAGGGTCAGACCAAGTCCAAGCTGGGCAACGTGCCGGTGCGCTCGATGGTGGAGCGGGCGACCAACGACCGGCTGGGGGAGTGGCTCGAAGAGCACCCCAACGAGGCCCGGCGTATCGTCGCCAAGGCGGTCGCAGCGTCCCGGGCCCGCGAGGCGGCCCGCTCGGCGCGTGAGGCCACCCGCCGCAAGTCGGCACTCGACGGCGCCGGGCTGCCCGGCAAGCTGGCCGACTGTTCGTCGAAGAACCCCGATGAGTGCGAGCTGTACATCGTCGAGGGCAACTCCGCGGGTGGTTCGGCCAAGGACGCCCGCGACCCCGCGACGATGGCGATCCTGCCCATTCGCGGCAAGATCCTCAACGTCGAGCGCGCCCGCCCGGATCGCATGCTGCGCAACGCCGAGGTCACGTCGCTGATCCAGGCGGTGGGCGCCGGGATGGGCGAGGAGTTCGACCTCTCGCTGATCCGCTACGGCAAGGTCGTGCTGATGGCCGACGCCGACGTCGACGGCAGCCACATTCGAACCCTGCTGCTCACGTTTTTCTTCCGTCAAATGAAGCCGCTGGTCGAGGCCGGCCGGGTGTTTATCGCCCAGCCGCCGCTGTACTCGACCAAGGTCGGCAAGGAGACGGTGTACCTCAAGGACGATGAGGCACGCCGACAGTTCCTCGTCGGGCGCCCAAAGCACTCCGAGGACTTTGCCCGGCTGAAGGGCCTGGGCGAGATGGATGCCGACGAGCTGTGGGCAACGACGATGGACCCCGAGCGCCGCACGCTGTTGCAGGTGACCGCACAGCAGGCGGCCATCGCCGATCAGGTGTTCTCGGTGCTGATGGGCGAGAGCGTCGAGAGCCGCAAGCACTTCATCCAGACCAACGCCAACGACGTCCGCTTTCTCGATATCTGA
- the gyrA gene encoding DNA gyrase subunit A — MSDEPPIPEADDPEADDPIVPVELIDFSGEGIEPIEIQAEMEQSFLDYAMSVIVSRALPDVRDGLKPVHRRILWAMHEAGLRPDRQHRKCATVVGDVIGKYHPHGDSSVYDALVRMGQDFSLSHVLIDKHGNFGSLSDGPAAYRYTECRLDPLAMSMLAEIDEDTVDRIPNYDGSTEEPTVLPSRFPNLLVNGSQGIAVGMATNIPPHNLGEVIDAVDLLIDNPDATIDELMELVLGPDFPTGGEILGRAGLNSAYRTGRGSIKLRGKAEIVEDANGRNSIIVSEVPYQTAPEVIEERAAELVNNRELEGIRAITNSSAKGQIKLVFELKRDASPMVVLNNLYKYTPLQTTFAANMVALVDGVPRTLNLRDALVHYLDHQREVVRRRTEFRLGRAQRRAHIVEGLVRALDLIDQIIAAIRASADRSGARAALMGEGFEFSEIQANHILDLPLGRLTRLGRAELNEELAELRRIIAELEAILADQSRLDAVIREELADIRQRFAVDRRSPMVHDPGDLDVEDLIDDEDVVVVMTSRGYIKTTSLDAFRSQGRGGRGVAGAKLRDEDMITTLIKTSAHAYLLFFTNRGKVYRLKVHRIPMVERGAQGTAIVNLLRLASDERVQAVIDTRDYESHRYLMFTTALGVVKKTRFNAYDSSRQDGLIAVNLRDGDELVEVLPVNDDDEVMLISSSGMGIRFAESDVRPMGRSAAGVRGMRLKRGDTVIGAAVLTPDTRLLTVTDAGYGKRTDPDEFTRQGRGGQGIRAHRIRGDRGRVVAANLVDDDAEIFLITDAGVIIRTPVAAISEYGRDAMGVTVMRLDDDTKVAAVAPVVNTENGDDPADEPDENSAE; from the coding sequence ATGTCTGACGAGCCGCCTATCCCAGAAGCAGACGACCCAGAAGCAGACGACCCGATCGTGCCGGTCGAGCTGATCGACTTCAGCGGCGAGGGCATCGAGCCCATCGAGATCCAGGCCGAGATGGAGCAGTCGTTCCTCGACTACGCCATGTCGGTCATCGTCAGCCGGGCGCTGCCCGACGTGCGTGACGGCCTCAAGCCGGTGCACCGCCGCATCCTGTGGGCCATGCACGAGGCCGGGCTGCGCCCCGACCGTCAGCACCGCAAGTGCGCCACCGTCGTCGGCGACGTCATCGGCAAGTACCACCCCCATGGCGACAGCTCGGTGTACGACGCGCTGGTGCGCATGGGCCAGGACTTCTCCCTGTCGCACGTGCTGATCGACAAGCACGGCAACTTCGGTTCGCTCTCCGACGGTCCCGCCGCCTACCGCTACACCGAGTGCCGCCTCGATCCGCTCGCCATGTCCATGCTGGCCGAGATCGACGAGGACACGGTCGATCGGATCCCCAACTACGACGGCTCGACCGAAGAGCCCACCGTGTTGCCGTCGCGGTTTCCCAACCTGTTGGTCAACGGCTCTCAGGGCATCGCCGTGGGCATGGCCACCAACATCCCGCCCCACAACCTGGGCGAGGTGATCGACGCCGTCGACTTGCTGATCGACAACCCCGACGCCACCATCGACGAGCTGATGGAGCTGGTCTTGGGCCCCGATTTTCCCACCGGAGGCGAGATCCTGGGTCGGGCCGGGCTCAACTCGGCCTACCGAACCGGGCGGGGCTCGATCAAGCTGCGGGGCAAGGCCGAGATCGTTGAGGACGCCAACGGCCGCAACAGCATCATCGTGTCCGAGGTGCCCTATCAGACCGCACCCGAGGTGATCGAGGAGCGGGCCGCCGAGCTGGTGAACAACCGGGAGCTCGAGGGCATCCGGGCGATCACCAACAGCTCGGCCAAAGGTCAGATCAAGCTGGTGTTCGAGCTCAAGCGGGACGCCTCGCCGATGGTGGTGCTCAACAACCTGTACAAGTACACCCCACTGCAGACCACCTTTGCCGCCAACATGGTGGCGCTGGTCGACGGCGTGCCCCGCACGCTCAACCTGCGCGATGCCCTGGTGCACTATCTCGATCACCAACGCGAGGTCGTCCGCCGTCGCACCGAGTTTCGCCTCGGTCGGGCCCAGCGCCGGGCCCACATCGTCGAGGGGCTGGTTCGCGCCCTCGACCTGATCGATCAGATCATCGCAGCGATCCGGGCGTCAGCCGACCGCTCGGGCGCACGCGCCGCCTTGATGGGTGAGGGCTTCGAGTTCTCCGAGATCCAGGCCAACCACATCCTCGATTTGCCCCTGGGACGCCTGACCCGCTTGGGCCGGGCCGAGCTCAACGAGGAACTGGCCGAGCTGCGACGCATCATCGCCGAGCTCGAGGCCATCCTGGCCGACCAAAGCCGGCTCGACGCCGTGATTCGCGAGGAACTCGCCGACATTCGCCAACGCTTCGCCGTTGACCGGCGAAGCCCGATGGTGCACGACCCGGGCGACCTCGACGTCGAGGACCTGATCGACGACGAGGATGTGGTGGTCGTCATGACCAGCCGGGGCTATATCAAGACCACGTCGCTGGACGCGTTCCGTTCCCAGGGCCGCGGCGGACGCGGCGTGGCGGGGGCCAAGCTGCGCGACGAGGACATGATCACCACGTTGATCAAGACGTCCGCCCACGCCTACCTGTTGTTTTTCACTAACCGGGGCAAGGTGTACCGCCTGAAGGTGCACCGCATCCCGATGGTGGAGCGCGGCGCCCAGGGCACGGCGATCGTCAACCTGTTGCGCCTCGCCTCCGACGAGCGGGTGCAGGCGGTCATCGACACCCGCGACTACGAGTCGCACCGCTACCTGATGTTCACCACCGCGCTCGGCGTGGTGAAGAAGACACGCTTCAACGCCTATGACTCGTCGCGCCAGGACGGGCTGATCGCCGTCAACCTGCGCGACGGCGACGAGCTGGTCGAGGTGTTGCCGGTCAACGACGACGACGAGGTGATGTTGATCTCCTCGTCGGGCATGGGCATCCGCTTCGCCGAGTCCGACGTTCGGCCGATGGGCCGCAGCGCAGCCGGCGTCCGCGGCATGCGCCTGAAGCGTGGCGACACGGTGATCGGCGCGGCGGTGCTCACGCCCGACACCCGTCTGCTCACCGTGACCGACGCCGGCTACGGCAAACGAACCGACCCCGACGAGTTCACCCGTCAGGGCCGGGGCGGGCAGGGCATCCGCGCCCACCGCATCCGCGGCGACCGCGGCCGGGTGGTGGCGGCCAACCTGGTCGACGACGACGCCGAGATCTTCCTGATCACCGATGCCGGCGTGATCATTCGCACGCCGGTGGCGGCGATCAGCGAGTACGGCCGGGACGCGATGGGCGTCACGGTCATGCGCTTGGATGATGACACCAAGGTCGCTGCGGTGGCGCCGGTGGTCAACACCGAGAACGGTGACGATCCCGCCGATGAACCGGACGAGAACTCGGCGGAGTAG
- a CDS encoding DNA replication/repair protein RecF, whose amino-acid sequence MFLRRLELRQFRTYEELTLDLPIGLTAVVGPNGIGKTNLVEAVAWPLLLTSVRGVPNEALVRRGAEAAVVRAELEEPGPDGAWQASGEARRALIESEISARGRGRVLLNRQSGARRRDVAGVGRVTVFSPDDLVLIKGGPSERRGLLDDALVARDPRLDTVRADYDKVLRQRNALLRQSKGSLDEAAKLTLEVWNAQLVDRGTRLGDERASLCAELSPLVSAAYEELAGVTCDVTLTYEAPWRAAGLEVALEQARRDELRRGVTLVGPHRDELQIDLEQMAARTHASQGEQRSLALSLRLAVHRLLTDRYGTPPILVLDDVLSELDAQRRSALLRAVPAGQTLLTTAADLPDEISPSAVLEVVGAGEVSWR is encoded by the coding sequence ATGTTTCTTCGCCGCCTGGAGCTGCGTCAGTTCCGCACCTACGAGGAGCTGACGCTCGATCTGCCGATCGGATTGACCGCCGTGGTGGGCCCAAATGGCATCGGCAAGACCAACCTGGTCGAGGCGGTGGCTTGGCCGTTGCTGCTGACCAGCGTGCGCGGCGTCCCCAACGAGGCCCTGGTGCGCCGGGGGGCCGAGGCAGCGGTGGTGCGCGCCGAGCTGGAGGAGCCGGGCCCCGATGGTGCCTGGCAGGCGAGCGGTGAAGCCCGCCGGGCGCTGATCGAGAGCGAGATCTCGGCGCGCGGCCGGGGCCGGGTGTTGCTCAACCGGCAGTCGGGTGCGCGGCGTCGGGACGTGGCCGGCGTCGGGCGGGTCACCGTGTTTTCCCCTGACGACCTGGTGCTGATCAAGGGCGGCCCTTCGGAGCGGCGGGGCCTGCTCGACGACGCGTTGGTCGCTCGTGATCCCCGGCTCGACACCGTTCGGGCGGACTACGACAAGGTGCTGCGCCAGCGCAACGCGTTGCTGCGCCAGTCCAAGGGTTCGCTCGACGAGGCGGCCAAGCTGACGCTGGAGGTGTGGAACGCCCAGCTGGTCGATCGCGGCACCCGGCTGGGCGACGAGCGGGCCAGCCTGTGCGCCGAGCTGTCGCCGTTGGTGAGCGCCGCCTACGAGGAGCTCGCCGGCGTCACCTGCGACGTCACGCTCACCTACGAAGCGCCCTGGCGCGCAGCCGGGCTGGAGGTGGCGCTCGAGCAGGCCCGTCGCGACGAGCTGCGGCGGGGCGTCACGCTCGTTGGGCCGCACCGAGACGAGCTCCAGATCGATCTGGAGCAGATGGCGGCGCGCACCCATGCTTCCCAGGGTGAGCAGCGCAGCCTGGCCTTGTCGTTGCGCCTGGCGGTTCACCGGTTGTTGACCGACCGCTACGGCACCCCGCCGATCCTCGTGCTCGACGACGTACTCTCCGAGCTGGACGCTCAGCGGCGCTCGGCGCTGTTGCGGGCGGTGCCCGCCGGTCAGACCCTGCTGACCACCGCCGCCGACCTGCCCGACGAGATCTCGCCGTCGGCCGTGCTCGAAGTGGTCGGTGCCGGCGAGGTGAGCTGGCGATGA
- a CDS encoding DUF3566 domain-containing protein, producing MSPSSDEGSSTDAAAPSGGAPAKPGPRTAVVPAPEPGTDSTPKEARWQRDDPPQSTPKVTKRTASPKSAPAKPPASTDADVNSSTVVAPPAPDVKPTPPAKPQAVAPAEAKAPDAKAIPPAKTPDVKPTPPAKSPEAKAAPVVKPAQPSPAPAEDAPKTVAAPVAVVARTATLKTTSTDDANADADADDSMVVESRGRFGHRERFRARRVRRLVRHVDPWSVFKLTLVLNVCMWFIFLVAGVTMWSVARSSGTIDNFEKFIAQSFSLTDVSIDADLLFRVYSLIGLIITLALTGAAVIGSILFNLISDLIGGVWVSVIEEETAEPL from the coding sequence ATGTCACCATCGTCCGACGAGGGGTCCAGCACTGACGCCGCGGCCCCAAGCGGCGGTGCCCCCGCCAAACCAGGCCCTCGCACGGCGGTTGTCCCCGCACCCGAGCCCGGTACCGATTCGACGCCCAAAGAAGCTCGCTGGCAACGCGACGACCCGCCGCAGAGCACCCCGAAGGTCACCAAACGCACCGCCTCGCCCAAATCGGCACCGGCCAAGCCGCCGGCCAGCACCGACGCCGACGTGAACTCGTCGACGGTTGTGGCACCGCCAGCGCCGGACGTGAAGCCCACTCCACCTGCCAAGCCCCAGGCTGTTGCACCCGCAGAGGCCAAGGCCCCCGACGCCAAGGCAATTCCGCCTGCCAAGACCCCAGACGTCAAGCCCACGCCGCCTGCCAAGTCCCCGGAGGCCAAGGCAGCCCCGGTGGTCAAGCCGGCACAGCCCAGCCCGGCACCGGCCGAGGATGCTCCCAAGACGGTGGCCGCACCGGTTGCGGTCGTTGCGCGCACGGCGACGCTGAAGACGACCAGCACGGACGATGCCAATGCTGATGCGGACGCCGACGACTCAATGGTCGTCGAGTCGCGAGGCCGTTTCGGCCATCGCGAACGGTTTCGTGCCCGCAGGGTCCGGCGCTTGGTGCGCCACGTCGATCCGTGGTCGGTCTTCAAGCTGACGCTTGTCCTCAACGTCTGTATGTGGTTCATCTTCCTGGTCGCCGGTGTGACGATGTGGTCGGTCGCCCGATCGTCGGGCACGATCGACAACTTCGAGAAGTTCATCGCCCAGTCCTTCAGCCTGACCGACGTGTCGATCGATGCCGATCTGCTGTTTCGGGTGTACTCGCTGATCGGCCTGATCATCACGCTCGCCCTCACCGGTGCTGCGGTGATCGGCTCCATCCTGTTCAACCTGATCTCCGATCTGATCGGCGGCGTGTGGGTGTCGGTGATCGAAGAGGAGACGGCCGAGCCGCTGTAG